The Tachyglossus aculeatus isolate mTacAcu1 chromosome 22, mTacAcu1.pri, whole genome shotgun sequence genome window below encodes:
- the LOC119943653 gene encoding RNA-binding protein 4B-like isoform X2: protein MVKLFIGNLPREATEQEIRSLFEQYGKVLECDIIKNYGFVHIEDKTAAEDAIRNLHHYKLHGVNINVEASKNKSKASTKLHVGNISPTCTNMELRAKFEEYGPVIECDIVKDYAFVHMERAEDAVEAIRGLDNTEFQGGMCLG from the coding sequence ATGGTGAAGCTGTTCATCGGCAACCTGCCCCGAGAGGCGACGGAGCAGGAGATCCGCTCCCTGTTCGAGCAGTACGGGAAGGTGCTGGAGTGCGACATCATCAAGAACTACGGCTTCGTGCACATCGAGGACAAGACGGCCGCCGAGGACGCCATCCGCAACCTGCACCACTACAAGCTCCACGGGGTCAACATCAACGTGGAGGCCAGCAAGAACAAGAGCAAGGCCTCCACCAAGCTGCACGTGGGCAACATCAGCCCCACCTGCACCAACATGGAGCTGCGGGCCAAGTTTGAGGAGTACGGCCCCGTCATCGAGTGCGACATCGTGAAGGATTACGCCTTCGTGCACATGGAGCGGGCGGAGGACGCCGTGGAGGCCATCCGGGGGCTGGACAACACAGAGTTTCAAG